The DNA region GCCGTGCAGCTGTCCGGGAACTTCTTCGGTTCCGCCGCCGTGCACCGTGCCCTGCCGGCGCTGCTCGCCACCGTGACGACCTGGCTGATGGCCCTTCCGGACCTGGTCACCGGTGATCTGCACGGGCTCAGCTTCAAGCTGGGGATCGTCTTCATCCTGGGCGCCCCGCTGACGGTCACGGGCATCGCCGCACTGGAGTTGCACCGGCTGCGACGCCACCACGGCATCCGGCTCACCGCGCATCCGGCGACGCTCCCGCCTCCGCGGCCGTACGCGCCGAACAACGGGTTCGTGCCGCCCCAGGGCAACATGTACCCGCCGCCGGGCCAGCCGTATGCGCCTCCCGGTCAGCCGTTCATGCCGCCGGGGCAGCCGTACGCGCCTCCGGGCCAGCCGTATCCCCCGGGCAACGGCGTCCCGCGCCCGCCCTATGTCCAGGGCAACCCGTACGGACCGCCGCAGCCGCAGCCGCAGCCGCCGTACCGGTCCTGACCGACCCGATCTGCCCGGCGGCTCAGGCCACCGCGCTCAGCGTGTCCGCGAGCCGTCGGCGGGCCGACCGGGCCGCGGGCAGGGCGGCGAGCGCGGCGGCACCGAGCACGGCCGCCGTGCCGAGGAGCAGCAGGAGCCCGGGGGAGGGCCCCCGGGCGATCCCGGCGCCGATGCCGCTCGACCTGCCCTGTGCGTCGATCAGCCAGTGGGCGAGCGGCACCCCCAGCGCCGTACCGACGAGGACCGCACCGAGCGCCGTGCACCCCGTGGCCGTCACCGTGATCGCGGTGATCTGCCGCGGGGTCAGCCCGATCGCCTTGAGCGCCAGCAGGTCCCGCTCGCCCTCGCGCACCGTGCCGCCGATCGCCGTGAGCAGCTCGATGAGGCCGATCAGGGCCAGCACGGCGATCAGCCCCACGACGACTCCGCGCAGCGGCGAGAGCCCGTCGGCCGGGTTCGGCACGGCGTGCACACTGATGTCTCCGTGCGCGGCCTCGGTCAGGTCCGCGGCCACCCGCTGCGGGTCGGCGCCGGGGCGCAGCTGAAGCTGGTAGAGGGCAGGACCGAGCCCCGGGTCGTTCTCCCGGAGGGTGTCGAGCGAGGTGGAGATGACCCGGCCGCCGTTCTCCGGCTCGATGCTGCGCCCGACGATGTGCAGGATCTGCGGCTGCGCGCCCACCGTCATCCGCACCCAGTCCCCGACGCGCACGTCCAGCAGGTCGAGCAGACCCTGACCGGCCACCGCCTCGTCGGGGCCGCGCGCGGGGCGTCCCTCCGCCAGCGAGAACGGGTACGGATCCTCGTGCGTGCCGAGCCCGCGCAGGGCGATCGTGCCCGTCTGGCCGGGGACCAGGGCGGCCACCTCGACGCCCGGGTGGACGGCTTCGACCTGCGGGTTCCGGGTCAGCAGGGCGCGTACGTCCGGATCGGTCAGGGTCTCGTCGGCCCGCACGGTGAGCGCGGCCGCGAGACCGATCTCGTCGGGCCTGCTCTGGAAGCGGTCGATGGTGGTCCAGGCGCTCATGGCCACGACGATCAGCAGCAGCGGCAGCGCCAGCCGGGCGAGGGTGGCCAGCGAGCGGGGCCGGCGCGAGAACGCCTTGTGCCAGCCCAGGACCAGCGCGGACGGCAGCCGCAGCCCGAGCGCCCCGCGCGCCGGGCCCGACAGCCGGCCGCCGAGCGGTGCCGCGGCCCGCAGCCCCGGAACCGGAGGCACCTGCCCGGCCCGCCAGGCAGCGAGCCCGGTCGTCGCGGCGATGAACAGCACCGCGGCCACGGGCACGGCGAGCAGTGCCGCCGTATGCCCCGGCAGTCCCTGCCACACGCCGACCGCATCGCCGAGACGCCCCGGGACCCGGCTGCCCAGGGCCTGGATGAGGACGGTGGCGAGCACGGCGCCGAGGAGCGCGAACGCCACATGCTGCAGCAGGAAGATCCGCACCACCTGGCCCGGGGTGAAGCCGATCGCCTTCAGGACCGAGATGTCCCGCAGATGGCCGCGGATACGGGTGCCGATCGCCCCGTGCACGGCGAGCGCGGCGGCGACCAGGGCGCCAAGACCGAACAGGCCGAGAACTTGGCCCAGCAGCCGGTTGCCGCCCTGGGCCTCCGACCGTGCCTGCTGCCAGTGCGAGACGTCGGTGACCGCTCCCGCACCGAGCAGGGTGACGGCACGCTGGACGGCGTACTCCGTGTCGTCGGCATCGGTCAGCCGCAGGCCGGTCACCTGGCCGCCGCGCCCGTCCGTGTGCCGTACGGCGGAGGGCAGGGCCCACACGAGGCCCGACCGCTCCCCGGGGCTGTAGCGGGGTTCGGCGCTGTCGGCGACCCCGAGGACGGTCAGGGTCCGCGCGGTGCCGGGCACGGTGAGGGTGTCCCCGGGCTCGGCCCACAGCGCCCGGGCGAGGCTGCTCTCCAGCACCACACCGTCCGGCGCGGCGGGGTCGAGCCAGCGGCCGGAGGCGAGCAGCGGACGGCCGGTCGCGGGCCGGCCGACGATGCCGCGCAGCTCGACGGAGGCCCGGGTGCCGCGCGACTCGACGGTGGCCGCGGCGGTGGGGTACGGGCCCGCGACGGACGTGACGCCGTCCACCTCGGCGAGTTCGCGCGCGTCGGCCGACGGGCCGGTGTGGATCCAGACGTGCGCGCCCTGCGACTGGGTGAAGACCCGCTGCCAGGGGTTGGTGGCGTACCCGAAGAGCGCCGCGGCCAGCAGGAGAGAGGCGACGATCCCGGCGGTGGCGAGCACGATGAACAGCGCCTCGCCGCGATGCGTGCGCAGATCGGCGTGCGCCCAGCGCAGGGTGGCCCGCACGGCGCTCAGTCCCTCAGTTCCAGCACGCCGGATATCCCCTTGCCGCGCGTGGGCGCGGTGCCGAGTTCCGCGTCGTCGGCGATGCGGCCGTCGAAGAAGCTGATCACCCGGTCCGCGGCGCTCGCGAGCCGTGCGTCATGGGTGACCAGCACGATGGTCTGGCCGCGCTCGTGGAAGCGGGACAGCAGCCGGGTCACCTCGCGGGTGCCCTTGCTGTCGAGGCTGCCCGCGGGCTCGTCGGCCAGCAGCAGGGGCGGGTGGTTGACCAGGGCACGGGCCAGCGCGACACGCTGCTGCTCGCCGCCGGACAGCTCGCCCGGCATGCTGCGCTCCTTGCCCTCCAGGCCCAGCTCGGCGAGGAGCTGCTCGCGCTCGGCGCGGGCCTGCCTGGGGGAGAGGCCGGCGAGCAGGGCCGGCAGCTCGACGTTGTCGGCGACCGAAAGGTTCGAGACCAGGTTGAAGAACTGGAAGACGATGCCGATGCGACGCCGGCGCTCGACCGCCCAGCGGGCCTCGCTGTACGCGTCCGTGCACGCGCCGTCCAGCCAGATGCTGCCGGAGTCCGGTCGCTGGAGCCCGCCGAGCAGATGCAGCAGCGTCGACTTCCCGGCGCCCGAGGGACCCGTGACGGCGACGAACTCACCCTGCCGTACGGCGAGGTCCACGCCTCGCACGGCATGCGCGGGGGCGCCCTCGCCGTAGTGGGTCTTGACCAGGCCCTCGGCACGCAGCAGGGGAGAGCCCTCGGCGCGCGACGAAGGAGCGGTGCGGCTCACTCCAGCTCCTCCAATTCCTCCTGGCAGCGTTCCAGCCAGTCGAGGTCGGCCTGCAGATGCAGCATGGCGCCCTCTATGAGCAGCTGGGAGATGCGGTTGTCCCGGCTCTCGGTGGCGGCGAGTTTCGACAGACTGCGCATGGTGTTCAGGTACTCGCGCCGTTGTTTGTTGATCAGGGTGATCTGGTCGGCGAGTCCGGTCTGCGGCGCGAGCGCGAGCTTCATGAAGAACTCGTCCCGCACGCGCGGCTCGTCCGCCGTCTCCTCGTACCAGGCGCGCAGCGCCTCACGCCCGGCTTCGGTGAGGTGGTAGATCTTCTTGTTGGGCCGGCTCGACTGCTCGACTTCCTCGCCCTCGATCAGTCCCGACTTCTCGAGGCGGCCGAGCGTCACATAGATCTGGCCGACGTTCGGCTGAGGGTACGCGGAGCCCAGCAGTTGCTCAAGGTCCTGCTTGAGCTCGTATCCGTGGGCCGGGCCGCGCGCCAGCAGGGCCAGGAGGGGCAGCCGCACCAGTGCTCTCCTCCGCCTTTTCTCTCGGTTCGCCTTCGGGGCGCTCCAGCCGGTGTTGAGGGGCCGATGTGCCGCAGGCCCTAGTATCGCCCATACCTAACAGGTATACATGGCCTCTGACTCCGGGCGAAGGTGCCCGGCAGCCGGAGTACCAAGGAGGAACCTATGCGGTGGATACATGCCGCGGGTAGGGGACTCCTGGTCGCGGCGGTGGTTCTGACCGGTTACGTCGCCTCGGGCGCGCAGGCCGACGGAGCGCGCGGCGGCGGCCGGGGTCCGCTCACGCTGGCCACCGCGGGGGATCTCACCAGCTATCTGGGTCCGCTGCTCGACGGCTGGAACCGTACCCACCCCGGCGAGAAGGTCACCCTCGTCGAGCTCCCGGACTCCGCCGACGAGACCCATGCGCAGATGACCACCGACCTGCGCGGCGGCGACCCGAGCCGCTTCGACGTCCTCAACATCGACGTCGCCTGGACCTCGGAGTTCGCCGCCGCCGGCTGGATCTCCCCGCTGTCCCGGGACCGCTTCCCGCTCGACGGCTTCCTGCCGCAGGTCGAGGACACGGCGACGTACGACGGACGGCTGTACGCGGTCCCGTACGTCACCAACGCGGGACTGCTCCTCTACCGCAAGGACATCCTCGACAAGGAGGGTCTGGCGCCTCCGCGCACCTGGGCCGAGCTGGAGAAACAGGCGAAGGCCATCGCGCCGAAGTACGGACTCGACGGTTACGCGGGCCAGTTCCTGCCCTACGAGGGCCTCACGGTGAACGCCGCCGAGGCGGTCTACTCGGCGGGCGGCACGATCCTCGGCGACGAGGGCGAGCGCGTCACCGTCGACTCGGCCGCGGCCCGTGAGGGCATCGGCTTCCTCGCCCGCGGCGTGCGTGACGGCTGGATCCCCGGGAAGGCGCTGACCTACAAGGAGGAGGAGTCCAAGCAGGCCTTCCAGGACGGCCGTCTCCTCTTCCTGCGCAACTGGCCGTACGCCTATGTCGGCGCCTCCGCCAAGGGCTCGGCGGTCGCCGGGAAGATCGGGGCGGTGCCGCTGCCCGGCCCCGTCGGGCCGGGGGCGAGTGTGCTCGGCGGCTCCAACCTCGCGGTCAGCGCGCACGCCCGCCACCCCGACTCCGCCGCGCGCCTCTTGACGTACCTGACGAGCGAACGGGTGCAGCGGCAGGTCCTCACCAAGGGCGCGCTGCCGCCCGTGCGGGCCGCGCTCTACCGGGACCCGGAGCTGATCCGGCGGTTCCCGTATCTGCCGACGCTCCGCGCGAGCGTCGCGGCGGCGGCGCCGCGACCCAAGAGCCCGCACTACGACCAGGTCAGCCTGGCCGTGCAGGCCGTGGTGCAGGACGCGATGACCGGGCGCCAGACGCCCGAGGCCGCGGTGCGGCGCCTCGCGCGCGAGCTGGCGGACATCTCCCGCCGGGGCTGAGCCTCCTTCCGACTGCTCGACGGATCCTAGTTACTTGTTAGGTAACGCGCGCATCTCGTCTTCGGCCTCAGTGGATAGAAATATCCATATATAAAATCCCAACTTCTCGGGACTCTCCGCCGACTCGTTGACACCTGCGCGACACGGCTACTTAACATGCATGCATAACCGGAGGCACGCACAGACAGGTCAACGGGTGACGATCGACATGCACCGCTGGTGGCGCGACGCAGTGATCTACCAGGTCTACGTCCGGAGTTTTCTGGACAGCACCGGCGACGGCATCGGCGATCTCGCCGGGGTCAGGGCCGGACTGCCGTATCTGAAGAAGCTGGGCGTCGACGGCGTCTGGCTGAGCCCCTTCTACCCCTCGCCGCAGCACGACCACGGCTACGACGTGGCCGACTACTGCGACGTCGACCCGGTCTTCGGCGACCTCGGCGAGTTCGACCTGCTGATGACGGACGCCCGGCGGCTCGGCATCAAGGTGCTCCTGGACATCGTCCCGAACCACTGCTCGGAGGAGCACCCGTGGTTCCGGGAGGCGATGGTCGCGGCACCGGGCAGCGAGGCCCGCGCCCGCTTCCACTTCGCCGACGGCCGGGGCACGGACGGCTCCCAGCCGCCCAACAACTGGCACTCCATGTTCGGCGGCCCCGCCTGGAGCCGGGTCACCGAGCAGGACGGCGCCCCCGGCCAGTGGTACCTGCACATGTTCACGCCCGAGCAGCCCGACCTGAACTGGCGCAACCCCGAGGTCGGCGCCCACTTCGACCACGCCCTGCGCTTCTGGCTCGACCGGGGCGTCGACGGCTTCCGCATCGACGTCGCCGCCGGCCTCTACAAGCACCCCGAACTGCCGGACTCGCCCGACCCGGAGGCCGACGCCCGCACCCGCGACTCGGTCAATCCGCTCGCCTGGAACCAGCCCGAGGTGCACGACGTCTGGCGGCACTGGCGGTCGGTGTGCGAGGAGTACACCGCCCGGGACGGCCAGGAGCGGCTGCTCGTCGGCGAGGTCTCCGTGCCGACCGCCCGCGAACACGCCCTGTACGTACGCCACGACGAGCTGCACCAGGCCTTCTTCTTCGACCTGCTCAGCGCGCCCTGGAACGCGGACGCCTTCCGCAAGGTCATCTCCGACGCCATGCAGGACATCGCGGGCACCGGCTCGACGGTCACCTGGGTCCTCAACAACCACGACCAGGTCCGCACGGTCACCCGCTACGGCGAACTGGGCACCGAGGGCAGCGGCCTGGGCGCCGCCCGTGCCCGCGCCGCCGCCCTGCTGATGCTGGCCCTGCCCGGAGCCGCGTACATCTACCAGGGCGAGGAACTCGGGCTGCCCGAGGTCGTCGATCTGCCCGACGACGTGCTCACCGACCCGATCTTCCGCCGGACCGGCAGCCGCGCCCGGATCCGCGACGGCTGCCGGGTGCCGCTGCCGTGGTCGGGACACGCCTCGCCGTTCGGCTTCACCTCCGGCGCCGAGAGCGCCAAGCCGTGGCTGCCGCAGCCCGCCTACTTCGCCGAGTACGCCACCGACCGCGCCCTCGCCGACACCCACTCCTTCTGGCACCTCTACCGGGACGGACTCCAACTGCGGGCCGGACTGCCCCAGTTGGGTGAGGGCGCGCTGCGCTGGCTGGACACCCAGCCCGGCGTCCTCGCCTTCGTCCGCGGCGACGGCCTGGTGTGCGCCGTCAACTTCGGTACGGCGCCGACACCCGCGCCGGTCTCCGGCACCCCCCTGCTGTCCAGCGGCCCCTGCGCGCCCGGTGTCCTGCCCGGCTCGACGGCCGCCTGGTGGATCAGCGACTGCACCAACCCCTGAGCAGCCGACTCCTGCATCACCCAATTCGGCTGACTGCCCGTCAATTCCCCTGCCCTCGAAGGACATCAACGATGATGCGACGACGTACGACCCTGCTCACGGGCTGCATAGCCCTGTCCCTCGGTGCCACGGCCTGCGGAGGCGGCCCCGTCTCGGCGGGCGGTGGCGACAAGCCGCTCAGCGGCCAGACGATCAACGTGGCCGGCGTATGGTCCGGCAGCGAGCAGAAGAACTTCCAGAAGGTCCTGGACGCGTTCACCGAGAAGACCGGCGCCAAGACCCAGTTCACCTCCACCGGTGACAACGTCTCGACGGTCGTCGGCAGCAAGATCGAGGGCGGCAACGCCCCCGACGTGGTGATGGTCCCGCAGGTCGGCGTGCTCCAGCAGTTCGCGAAGGAGGGCTGGCTCAAGCCGCTCTCCAAGACCGCCCAGAAGTCCGTCGGCAGCAACTACGCGAGCGTGTGGAAGAACTACGGCAGCGTCGACGGCACGCTGTACGGCCTCTACTTCAAGGCCGCCCACAAGTCGACCGTCTGGTACAGCCCCGACGCCCTCGACGAGGCGGGCGTCAAGACGCCGACGACGTACGACGCGATGCTGAAGGCCGGGCAGACCGTCTCGGAGTCGGGCCTCGCGGCCTTCTCCGTCGCCGGACAGGACGGCTGGACGCTCACCGACTGGTTCGAGAACGTCTACCTCTCGCAGGCAGGCCCCGAGAAGTACGACGCCCTGGCCGCCCACAGGATCAAGTGGACCGACCCGACCGTGGTCGAGGCCCTCACCACCCTCGGCAAGCTCTTCAAGGACAAGGAGCTGATAGCCGGCGGCCAGAAGGGCGCGCTGAACACCGACTTCCCCGGCTCCGTCGAGAAGGTCTTCGGGCCCGAGCCCACGGCCGGCATGGTCTACGAGGGCGACTTCGTGGCCGGCGTCGCCAAGGACCAGTTCGGCAGGAAGATCGGCGAGGACGCGGACTTCTTCCCCTTCCCGGCGGTCGGCGACGGCCAGGCGCCCGTGGTCAGCGGCGGCGACGCGGCCGTCGTCCTCAAGGACGGCAAGAGCCAGAAGGCCGCCATGGAGTTCCTGGAGTACCTCGCGACCCCCGAGGCCTCCGCCGTGTGGGCCGAGGTCGGCGGCTTCCTCTCCCCGAACAAGAAGCTCGACCTCGCCTCCTACGGCGACGACATCACCCGCGAGACCGCCAAGTCCCTGGTGGACGCCGGGGATTCGGTCCGCTTCGACATGTCGGACCAGGCCCCGGCCGCGTTCGGCGGCACCAAGGGCGCCGGCGAGTGGAAGCTCCTCCAGGACTTCCTGCGCGACCCGTCCGACCCGAAGGGGACCGCGGCCGAGCTGGAGAAGGCCGCCGCCAAGGCGTACCAGGACTGATCGCCGTGACCGCCACACTCCTGAAAGAGGCGAGCCCGCCGCCCGTCGCCCCGGCCGACCGCGACCGCAAGCGGCGTGCTCGGCGCCGGGCCCGGGTCATCGCCCTCGCGTTCGTCCTCCCCGCCCTGCTCCTGCTCGGCGCGCTCGTCGTCTACCCCGTGTTGTTCTCCGTGGGCCGCAGCTTCTTCGACGCCTCCGGCGACCGGTTCGTGGGCGGCGACAACTACACCGAGATGTTCCGCGACCCCGCCACGCTCAAGGCCGTCCGGAACACGGCCATCTGGGTCGTCGTCGCGCCGACGCTGCTCACCGGTCTCGGGCTCGTCCTCGCCGTCCTCGTCGAGAAGATCCGCTGGGCGACGGCGTTCAAGCTCCTGCTGTTCATGCCGATGGCCGTCTCCTTCCTCGCCGCGGGCATCATCTTCCGCCTCGCGTACGACGAGGACCCCGAGAAGGGCGTTCTGAACGCCGCCGCCGTCTCCGTGCACGACGCCTTCAAGGACGCGTCGTCGTACCCGAACGCCCGGGCCCGCGACGGCCAGGGCCTGACCAGGGCCGCCGACGGCTCGTACCGTACGACGGTCACCGCGTCCCCGGGCGACACCGTCGGGCTCGGCCTGGTGGGCGTACGCGCCGAGGACCTGCCGGGCGGCGCGCGACCCGCGTACCCGGCGGCGACCGGGAAGGCGTCGGCCGACGAACTGCGCGGGGTCGTCTACCTGGACTTCACGCGTGGCGGGGGAGGGGAGCAGGGCAAGGTCGACAGGACCGAGAGCGGGCTGCCGGAGATGAGGGTCGAGGCCGTGCGCGACGGCGCGGCGGTCGCGAGCGCCACCACCGCGGCCGACGGCTCCTTCCGCTTCCAGGGCCTCGATGCGGGCTCGTACACCGTGCGGCTGCCCGCCTCGAACTTCGCCCCGCCGTACGAGGGCGTCTCCTGGCTGGGCCCCG from Streptomyces sp. NBC_00258 includes:
- a CDS encoding DUF3824 domain-containing protein — translated: MAGSRGRWLSRNLSVASILQPKAVAQAVFHPAWIPPAVDPSVERLKRVRVIAGAVAAFGVYTFVEGKFDFNEVLENIVVAALVLLFITPLTVGVMLFVWRRTGRIRELRGSLFNSLKLLLLFIVMVVGTVLLWQLSIQLGTIWTVVLGLPAMWITGMLMYGAVQLSGNFFGSAAVHRALPALLATVTTWLMALPDLVTGDLHGLSFKLGIVFILGAPLTVTGIAALELHRLRRHHGIRLTAHPATLPPPRPYAPNNGFVPPQGNMYPPPGQPYAPPGQPFMPPGQPYAPPGQPYPPGNGVPRPPYVQGNPYGPPQPQPQPPYRS
- a CDS encoding ABC transporter permease, translated to MRATLRWAHADLRTHRGEALFIVLATAGIVASLLLAAALFGYATNPWQRVFTQSQGAHVWIHTGPSADARELAEVDGVTSVAGPYPTAAATVESRGTRASVELRGIVGRPATGRPLLASGRWLDPAAPDGVVLESSLARALWAEPGDTLTVPGTARTLTVLGVADSAEPRYSPGERSGLVWALPSAVRHTDGRGGQVTGLRLTDADDTEYAVQRAVTLLGAGAVTDVSHWQQARSEAQGGNRLLGQVLGLFGLGALVAAALAVHGAIGTRIRGHLRDISVLKAIGFTPGQVVRIFLLQHVAFALLGAVLATVLIQALGSRVPGRLGDAVGVWQGLPGHTAALLAVPVAAVLFIAATTGLAAWRAGQVPPVPGLRAAAPLGGRLSGPARGALGLRLPSALVLGWHKAFSRRPRSLATLARLALPLLLIVVAMSAWTTIDRFQSRPDEIGLAAALTVRADETLTDPDVRALLTRNPQVEAVHPGVEVAALVPGQTGTIALRGLGTHEDPYPFSLAEGRPARGPDEAVAGQGLLDLLDVRVGDWVRMTVGAQPQILHIVGRSIEPENGGRVISTSLDTLRENDPGLGPALYQLQLRPGADPQRVAADLTEAAHGDISVHAVPNPADGLSPLRGVVVGLIAVLALIGLIELLTAIGGTVREGERDLLALKAIGLTPRQITAITVTATGCTALGAVLVGTALGVPLAHWLIDAQGRSSGIGAGIARGPSPGLLLLLGTAAVLGAAALAALPAARSARRRLADTLSAVA
- a CDS encoding ABC transporter ATP-binding protein, with the translated sequence MSRTAPSSRAEGSPLLRAEGLVKTHYGEGAPAHAVRGVDLAVRQGEFVAVTGPSGAGKSTLLHLLGGLQRPDSGSIWLDGACTDAYSEARWAVERRRRIGIVFQFFNLVSNLSVADNVELPALLAGLSPRQARAEREQLLAELGLEGKERSMPGELSGGEQQRVALARALVNHPPLLLADEPAGSLDSKGTREVTRLLSRFHERGQTIVLVTHDARLASAADRVISFFDGRIADDAELGTAPTRGKGISGVLELRD
- a CDS encoding PadR family transcriptional regulator; its protein translation is MRLPLLALLARGPAHGYELKQDLEQLLGSAYPQPNVGQIYVTLGRLEKSGLIEGEEVEQSSRPNKKIYHLTEAGREALRAWYEETADEPRVRDEFFMKLALAPQTGLADQITLINKQRREYLNTMRSLSKLAATESRDNRISQLLIEGAMLHLQADLDWLERCQEELEELE
- a CDS encoding ABC transporter substrate-binding protein translates to MRWIHAAGRGLLVAAVVLTGYVASGAQADGARGGGRGPLTLATAGDLTSYLGPLLDGWNRTHPGEKVTLVELPDSADETHAQMTTDLRGGDPSRFDVLNIDVAWTSEFAAAGWISPLSRDRFPLDGFLPQVEDTATYDGRLYAVPYVTNAGLLLYRKDILDKEGLAPPRTWAELEKQAKAIAPKYGLDGYAGQFLPYEGLTVNAAEAVYSAGGTILGDEGERVTVDSAAAREGIGFLARGVRDGWIPGKALTYKEEESKQAFQDGRLLFLRNWPYAYVGASAKGSAVAGKIGAVPLPGPVGPGASVLGGSNLAVSAHARHPDSAARLLTYLTSERVQRQVLTKGALPPVRAALYRDPELIRRFPYLPTLRASVAAAAPRPKSPHYDQVSLAVQAVVQDAMTGRQTPEAAVRRLARELADISRRG
- a CDS encoding glycoside hydrolase family 13 protein → MHNRRHAQTGQRVTIDMHRWWRDAVIYQVYVRSFLDSTGDGIGDLAGVRAGLPYLKKLGVDGVWLSPFYPSPQHDHGYDVADYCDVDPVFGDLGEFDLLMTDARRLGIKVLLDIVPNHCSEEHPWFREAMVAAPGSEARARFHFADGRGTDGSQPPNNWHSMFGGPAWSRVTEQDGAPGQWYLHMFTPEQPDLNWRNPEVGAHFDHALRFWLDRGVDGFRIDVAAGLYKHPELPDSPDPEADARTRDSVNPLAWNQPEVHDVWRHWRSVCEEYTARDGQERLLVGEVSVPTAREHALYVRHDELHQAFFFDLLSAPWNADAFRKVISDAMQDIAGTGSTVTWVLNNHDQVRTVTRYGELGTEGSGLGAARARAAALLMLALPGAAYIYQGEELGLPEVVDLPDDVLTDPIFRRTGSRARIRDGCRVPLPWSGHASPFGFTSGAESAKPWLPQPAYFAEYATDRALADTHSFWHLYRDGLQLRAGLPQLGEGALRWLDTQPGVLAFVRGDGLVCAVNFGTAPTPAPVSGTPLLSSGPCAPGVLPGSTAAWWISDCTNP
- a CDS encoding ABC transporter substrate-binding protein, producing the protein MMRRRTTLLTGCIALSLGATACGGGPVSAGGGDKPLSGQTINVAGVWSGSEQKNFQKVLDAFTEKTGAKTQFTSTGDNVSTVVGSKIEGGNAPDVVMVPQVGVLQQFAKEGWLKPLSKTAQKSVGSNYASVWKNYGSVDGTLYGLYFKAAHKSTVWYSPDALDEAGVKTPTTYDAMLKAGQTVSESGLAAFSVAGQDGWTLTDWFENVYLSQAGPEKYDALAAHRIKWTDPTVVEALTTLGKLFKDKELIAGGQKGALNTDFPGSVEKVFGPEPTAGMVYEGDFVAGVAKDQFGRKIGEDADFFPFPAVGDGQAPVVSGGDAAVVLKDGKSQKAAMEFLEYLATPEASAVWAEVGGFLSPNKKLDLASYGDDITRETAKSLVDAGDSVRFDMSDQAPAAFGGTKGAGEWKLLQDFLRDPSDPKGTAAELEKAAAKAYQD
- a CDS encoding carbohydrate ABC transporter permease, with product MTATLLKEASPPPVAPADRDRKRRARRRARVIALAFVLPALLLLGALVVYPVLFSVGRSFFDASGDRFVGGDNYTEMFRDPATLKAVRNTAIWVVVAPTLLTGLGLVLAVLVEKIRWATAFKLLLFMPMAVSFLAAGIIFRLAYDEDPEKGVLNAAAVSVHDAFKDASSYPNARARDGQGLTRAADGSYRTTVTASPGDTVGLGLVGVRAEDLPGGARPAYPAATGKASADELRGVVYLDFTRGGGGEQGKVDRTESGLPEMRVEAVRDGAAVASATTAADGSFRFQGLDAGSYTVRLPASNFAPPYEGVSWLGPALVTPAIIGAYLWIWTGFAMVLIGAGLAALPRDALEAARMDGANEWQIFRRITVPLLGPVLTVVFVTLVINVMKVFDLVYIIAPGPVQEDATVLATQMWLVSFGGGNNQGLGSALGVLLLLLVIPAMVFNVRRFRGSQR